The genomic interval TCAGACGATAGTCGGTCATCCACCCGGGCTCGCCCTTGATCCGCGAGATCCGCCGGACGACCTCCTCGCTGAGCCCCTTGGGAAACGTCTCCGTATCGATGTCGGTCACGAAGCCGTACTTGTACTCGCCGCTCGTGACCTCGTCCAGTATGTCGTCTTTTCTCTCCATGTGCGAAACCTGCGGTTACGATACCGAAAACCCGGCGGTACGATCCTCCGGTCCGGACAAGCGGGATTCGGCCGCATTACCCGCAAAGGTAATCTTTCGCCGTCTATACTGCAAAATTTTGTCCAAAATAAAAAGGACCGTCCATGGGACGGTCCTTCGGTCCTGTCGGCAGACAGGTTATTGCTGCATGCTCTTGAACAATTCGTTGTACTTGTTGAAATTGTCCATCATCTCGGGAGACTCGTCGCGCAGGCGGAAATAAAGGCTCTTGAGCAGCTCGACGGTAATGGGCTCCTCGGGATTGATCGAGTGCGCCTTTTCGAGAGGCGCGAGCGCCTTGGCATATTCCGCGTTCAGCTTCGCCATCTCGGCATCGCGCTCCTCGCGGCTCGTAAAGGACTTGCCGTTGAACTCGGTCGTCATGTTGTCGGCGCTGCGGACCACCATCAAGGCATAGTTGAAATTCGCGTTGAAGTCGTCCGGAGTCAGTCCTACCGCCTTGCCGAAAGCCTCCAGCGCTTTCTGGTTATCGCCCAGCTTGTCGTACACGCGACCCAGGCCGGACCACAGCTCCGGATTGTTCGGATCGTTCTCGATACCCTTCTGCACGTAAGGAATGATATCGTGAGGATCCTCGCCCGTTTCCGCGTACAGGCTGATCAGCATTTCGAGTATCTGCGAGTTCTTGGGATATTTGGTCACGCCGGCCAGCAGAATCTGCTTGGCCTCGTCCATTTTCTTCTGTCCGTAGTAGCTGTGGAACAGATAATAGTAGGCGTCGCCCTCGCTCTCATAGCCGTTGTCGATCGCCTCCTTGAGGTATTTCTCGCCCAGATCGAATTTCTTACCCAGCGTATAGATATAACCGGCATAATAGCAACTGGCCGTATCCATCCGGTTGAGCGTCGGGTGACGCTGCAGATCGAAAGCGGCGGCAAAAGCCTCGGCGGTGGGAATGAACTGGCGCAGCTCGAAGAAGTTCGAGGCATCCTGCTTATAACCGTCCACTACCTTGCCCAGACCCTCGGCGACCTTCTCGGCCGTGCTGTTATCCAGCTCATAGGCCTTGTTGTAGGCAGCGGCAGCTTTCGCCAGCGCGTCCTCTACGACGACTTTCTTGACGGACCAGAACGAAACGACGCCGTTTTCCAGATAAACATCGAAATCGGGATACGACCATTTGGAATAGGTAACTCCGTTGATCGTCTCCACACCTCTCTCGGGCTTCGGGAAGACGAGCTCGGTCGTCATGCTGTCCAAACCTACGTACAGACCGTTGGTCAAGCCCGTCGCAGCATTCTCGTAAACTTTTCCCAACTCGAGCCACGTAGCGGCCTTGGCTCCTTTCTTCGCATCCTTGCTGTCGGCCTCCAGCTTGGCAAGCTTCTTCATAAGGGCCTCCTCGTTGAATCGGGTCTCCTGAGCGTTTACGGAACCGGAGAACGCGAACAGCGCAAGGGTTAATGACAATAACAGACGTTTCATAATTCAATGATTTTAAGGTATTATTCGTTCATATTTTCGGTTCCGGACGTTTGTCCGTCCGGGGCATCGACACTTCCGCCTTCCGCTTCGGGCGTTTCCGACTCGGGCTCTTCGCTCTTGGGAACCTCGATCACCGAGGCGATCGAATCGCCCCCGCGCAGGTTGATCACCTTGACGCCCTGCGTCGCGCGGCCGGCCAAACGGATGTCCCCCACCGGAATGCGGATCGTCAGTCCCGAGCGATTGATGATCATCAGGTCGTTCTCGTCGGTCACGGCCTTGATAGCGATTAGCTTACCGGTCTTTTCGGTAATTTGAAGCGTCTTGACGCCCTTGCCGCCGCGATTCGTGATCCGGTAATCGTCCAAATCGGTCCGCTTGCCGTAGCCGTGCTCGGAAACCACCAGAATGTCCTCTTTGCGGTCCTTTTCAACACAGATCATGCCGACGACCTCGTCGTCTCCGTCGATCGTGATGCCCTTGACTCCGGCGCCCGTCCGTCCGATCGGACGGACCGCCTTTTCGTTGAAGCGGATCGCCTTGCCCTCCTTGGCCGCCAGCAGCACCTCGCTGTCGCCGCTGGTCAGCTTGGCCTCGATCAGCTGGTCGCCCTCCTTGATCGTGATCGCGTTGACGCCGTTCTGACGCGGACGCGAGTAGGCCTCGAGCAACGTCTTCTTGACGATACCGGCCTTCGTGCACATGATGATGTAATTGCTCGTCACGTACTCCCTGTCGTCCAGACGGCGCACGTTGATATAGGCGCGGACCGCGTCGTCGGGTTCGATCTGGATCACGTTCTGGATCGCGCGTCCCTTCGAGGCGCGCGTTCCTTCCGGGATCGCGTACACCTTCAGCCAGTAACAACGGCCCTTTTCGGTGAAGAAAAGCATCGTATTGTGCATCGTCGTCACATAGATGTGCTCGATGAAATCTTCGTCTCGCGTCGAGCAGCCCTTCATTCCGACGCCTCCGCGATTCTGCGTGCGGTACTCGGTGAGCGGCGTCCGCTTGATATAACCCATATGCGAAATGGTGATCACCATTTCGTCGTCGGCGTAAAAATCTTCCGGGTTGAACTCCTCGGCGCTCAATACGATCTCGGTACGGCGCTCGTCGCCGTACTTCTGCTTGATCTCCAGCAGCTCGTCCTTGATAATCTTCATCTGCAACGGCTCGCTCTCAAGCACCTCTTTATAATAGGCGATCTGCTTGCACAGCTCGTCGTACTCGTTCTTCAGCTTGTCGCGCTCGAGTCCGGTCAGGGCCCTCAGGCGCATGTCGATGATCGCAGCGGCCTGCACTTCGGTCAGCGAGAAACGCTCGATCAGCGCGATCTTGGCCGCGTCGGGACTCTGCGAGCCGCGGATGATGCGGATCACCTCGTCGATATGATCGACCGCGATGAGCAGTCCCTCCAGAATATGGGCCCGCTTCTCGGCCTGAGCCAGATCGTAGCGCGTGCGCCGCACGACCACGTCGTGGCGATGCTCGACGAAATGGCGGATCAGGTCGCGCAGCGTCAGCAGCATCGGACGGCCGTCGACCAACGCGATGTTGTTGACCGGGAAGGAGGTCTGCATCGGGGTCAGCTTGAACAGATTGTTCAGCACGACGCTGGCCACCGCGTCATGCTTGAGGATCATTACGATACGCATGCCGCTGCGGTCGCTCTCGTCGTTGATATAGGCGATGCCCTCGATCTTCTTGTCGTTGATCAGGTCGGCGATCTTGCGGATCATCTCGGCCTTGTTGACCATATAGGGAATCTCGGTCACGACGATGCACTCGCGCCCCGTGGACGTATGTTCGATCTCGGTCTTGGCGCGCATCACGATGCGTCCGCGGCCCGTCTCGTAAGCCTCTCGCACTCCCTCGTAGCCGTAGATGATGCCTCCGGTCGGAAAGTCGGGCGCCTTTACGTACTTGAGCAGCTCGGACGTCTCGACCTGACGGTCGTCGATATAGGCGCACGTAGCGTCGATCACTTCCGAAAGATTGTGCGGCGGCATGTTGGTCGCCATGCCGACGGCAATACCCGACGCGCCGTTGACCAGCAACAGCGGAATCTTCGTCGGCAGGACCGTAGGCTCGGGAATCGTCTCGTCGAAATTCGGACGGAAATCGACCGTATCCTTGTCGATGTCGGCCATCACCTCGTCGGCGATCTTGCGCATACGGGCCTCGGTGTAACGCATGGCGGCAGGACCGTCTCCGTCGACCGAGCCGAAGTTGCCCTGCCCGTCCACCAGCTGATAGCGCAGGCTCCACTCCTGAGCCATGCGCACCATGGCCTCGTATACGGACGAATCGCCGTGCGGGTGGAACTTACCGAGCACGTCGCCGACGATACGGGCCGACTTGCGGT from Alistipes ihumii AP11 carries:
- a CDS encoding tetratricopeptide repeat protein → MKRLLLSLTLALFAFSGSVNAQETRFNEEALMKKLAKLEADSKDAKKGAKAATWLELGKVYENAATGLTNGLYVGLDSMTTELVFPKPERGVETINGVTYSKWSYPDFDVYLENGVVSFWSVKKVVVEDALAKAAAAYNKAYELDNSTAEKVAEGLGKVVDGYKQDASNFFELRQFIPTAEAFAAAFDLQRHPTLNRMDTASCYYAGYIYTLGKKFDLGEKYLKEAIDNGYESEGDAYYYLFHSYYGQKKMDEAKQILLAGVTKYPKNSQILEMLISLYAETGEDPHDIIPYVQKGIENDPNNPELWSGLGRVYDKLGDNQKALEAFGKAVGLTPDDFNANFNYALMVVRSADNMTTEFNGKSFTSREERDAEMAKLNAEYAKALAPLEKAHSINPEEPITVELLKSLYFRLRDESPEMMDNFNKYNELFKSMQQ
- the gyrA gene encoding DNA gyrase subunit A, whose amino-acid sequence is MAEASEEGRIIQINIEEEMKTAYIDYSMSVIVSRALPDVRDGLKPVHRRILYDMSNELNLYSDKPHRKSARIVGDVLGKFHPHGDSSVYEAMVRMAQEWSLRYQLVDGQGNFGSVDGDGPAAMRYTEARMRKIADEVMADIDKDTVDFRPNFDETIPEPTVLPTKIPLLLVNGASGIAVGMATNMPPHNLSEVIDATCAYIDDRQVETSELLKYVKAPDFPTGGIIYGYEGVREAYETGRGRIVMRAKTEIEHTSTGRECIVVTEIPYMVNKAEMIRKIADLINDKKIEGIAYINDESDRSGMRIVMILKHDAVASVVLNNLFKLTPMQTSFPVNNIALVDGRPMLLTLRDLIRHFVEHRHDVVVRRTRYDLAQAEKRAHILEGLLIAVDHIDEVIRIIRGSQSPDAAKIALIERFSLTEVQAAAIIDMRLRALTGLERDKLKNEYDELCKQIAYYKEVLESEPLQMKIIKDELLEIKQKYGDERRTEIVLSAEEFNPEDFYADDEMVITISHMGYIKRTPLTEYRTQNRGGVGMKGCSTRDEDFIEHIYVTTMHNTMLFFTEKGRCYWLKVYAIPEGTRASKGRAIQNVIQIEPDDAVRAYINVRRLDDREYVTSNYIIMCTKAGIVKKTLLEAYSRPRQNGVNAITIKEGDQLIEAKLTSGDSEVLLAAKEGKAIRFNEKAVRPIGRTGAGVKGITIDGDDEVVGMICVEKDRKEDILVVSEHGYGKRTDLDDYRITNRGGKGVKTLQITEKTGKLIAIKAVTDENDLMIINRSGLTIRIPVGDIRLAGRATQGVKVINLRGGDSIASVIEVPKSEEPESETPEAEGGSVDAPDGQTSGTENMNE